Proteins from a single region of Sphaerochaeta globosa str. Buddy:
- a CDS encoding electron transfer flavoprotein subunit beta/FixA family protein, producing the protein MHIIVPIKQVPQTSDVQMDRQTGTMIRSSSASILNPLDLYAISAALELKDRYQARVSVITMGPANAVKVLKEAIAMGCDDAVHLTDRAFGGSDTWATSYILSLAVKKLGIPDLILAGERATDGDTAQVGPALASWLDLPAVTYVSKIETVDGDTLIAERLIEEGYQRVKTSLPALLTVVKEISSVRLPTLSGKKRAMASSIAVWDAQAIQADSRYIGLKGSPTKVVKIDVPKVSRNCILTKVEDDVSLKKGVDQLMAFLEEKDLLPKGGAHHG; encoded by the coding sequence ATGCATATCATCGTTCCTATAAAACAGGTTCCCCAGACCAGTGATGTCCAAATGGACCGGCAAACCGGTACCATGATCCGTTCAAGCTCTGCCTCCATTCTCAATCCATTGGATTTGTATGCGATCAGTGCAGCACTTGAGCTCAAGGATCGGTACCAAGCTCGGGTCAGTGTCATCACCATGGGTCCGGCAAATGCTGTCAAAGTACTTAAGGAAGCCATCGCAATGGGTTGCGATGACGCCGTCCATCTGACCGACCGTGCCTTTGGCGGCTCAGACACCTGGGCTACATCCTACATTCTGTCTCTTGCAGTCAAGAAACTCGGCATTCCCGATTTGATTCTAGCCGGAGAGAGAGCCACCGATGGTGATACCGCCCAGGTGGGTCCGGCTCTGGCATCCTGGCTTGACTTGCCGGCTGTTACCTATGTTTCCAAGATTGAGACTGTCGATGGCGACACTCTGATAGCTGAACGCTTGATCGAGGAGGGGTACCAAAGGGTGAAAACCTCCTTGCCGGCTCTGCTTACCGTCGTCAAGGAAATTTCTTCTGTGCGGCTTCCCACTCTCAGCGGAAAAAAGCGTGCAATGGCCAGTTCCATTGCGGTTTGGGATGCCCAGGCAATCCAAGCTGACAGCAGATACATCGGCCTCAAAGGCTCTCCCACAAAGGTGGTGAAGATAGATGTCCCCAAGGTAAGCAGGAATTGCATTTTGACCAAGGTTGAGGACGATGTTTCGTTGAAGAAGGGAGTCGACCAATTGATGGCATTCCTGGAAGAAAAAGACTTACTGCCAAAGGGAGGTGCCCACCATGGCTGA